Proteins encoded together in one Thermococcus gammatolerans EJ3 window:
- a CDS encoding TetR/AcrR family transcriptional regulator, with protein sequence MGMVTKSPGKTREKLVSAAMELFAKKGFDKTTVDEIVARAGVAKGTFYLYFKSKDDLIKELAFEVMPIMAMPSLNDPYITVSFPTLESYLLQLGREFLSFYSENYRAEIFFHMLSVRERMKSIDDIYHQACSELLREGARRITAYVKVGFEDALIAFQVFLASLMHYLHAGDCLGFSREHYLKKAVDVVLNHLRLSASV encoded by the coding sequence ATGGGAATGGTCACAAAGTCCCCCGGTAAAACCCGCGAGAAGCTCGTTTCCGCGGCAATGGAGCTCTTCGCGAAGAAGGGCTTTGATAAAACGACGGTAGACGAGATAGTCGCCAGGGCGGGAGTTGCCAAGGGGACGTTTTACCTATACTTCAAGAGCAAGGACGACCTCATAAAAGAGCTCGCCTTCGAGGTAATGCCCATAATGGCCATGCCGTCCTTAAACGACCCTTACATTACTGTTTCGTTCCCGACACTTGAGAGCTACCTTCTCCAGCTTGGGAGAGAGTTCCTTAGCTTTTATTCAGAGAACTACCGGGCGGAGATCTTCTTCCACATGCTCTCGGTTCGCGAGAGGATGAAGAGCATTGACGATATCTATCACCAAGCCTGCTCGGAGCTTTTAAGGGAAGGAGCGAGGAGAATTACTGCTTACGTTAAAGTGGGTTTTGAGGACGCGCTCATAGCGTTTCAGGTGTTTTTAGCCTCTTTGATGCACTATCTCCATGCAGGGGATTGTCTGGGCTTTTCAAGGGAGCACTATCTCAAGAAGGCCGTTGACGTCGTCCTTAACCACCTTCGTCTCTCGGCCAGTGTTTGA
- a CDS encoding HypC/HybG/HupF family hydrogenase formation chaperone — translation MALMLAGRVVEVRDGKAIVDVDGQLREAKLDFVRNVKPGDYVKIYYGIVLEKVTREEAEETLARCSYHRSSKLELTFTVSNLKF, via the coding sequence ATGGCCCTGATGTTAGCTGGAAGGGTCGTTGAAGTCAGGGATGGAAAGGCGATAGTCGACGTTGATGGCCAGCTCAGAGAAGCAAAGCTGGACTTCGTGAGGAACGTGAAACCTGGGGACTACGTAAAGATTTACTACGGCATAGTCCTTGAGAAGGTCACGAGAGAAGAGGCTGAGGAGACCCTTGCGAGGTGCTCCTACCACCGCTCGAGCAAACTCGAACTGACCTTCACGGTTTCAAACCTGAAGTTTTAG
- a CDS encoding DUF302 domain-containing protein: MEDMMKQMVKGVKSKHGFEETLERIKKKVDELGWSVIGEYDFTEKLGIRFAIVEICNKEFAKKALEKPENRWISAMMPCKFSIIEMPDGVYVFGMNMGLFAKIVPGELGELLSEVAKVDEELINSVL; the protein is encoded by the coding sequence ATGGAGGACATGATGAAGCAGATGGTCAAAGGAGTGAAGAGCAAACACGGATTTGAGGAAACCCTCGAGAGGATTAAGAAAAAGGTTGACGAGCTGGGCTGGAGCGTTATCGGGGAGTATGACTTCACTGAAAAGCTCGGAATAAGGTTTGCAATCGTTGAAATCTGCAACAAGGAGTTCGCAAAGAAGGCCCTCGAAAAGCCCGAGAACCGCTGGATTTCAGCCATGATGCCGTGCAAGTTCTCCATAATAGAGATGCCTGACGGTGTGTACGTCTTCGGTATGAACATGGGGCTTTTCGCAAAGATAGTTCCTGGAGAGCTCGGGGAACTCCTCTCAGAGGTCGCAAAGGTAGATGAGGAGCTAATTAATTCGGTTCTGTGA
- a CDS encoding HypC/HybG/HupF family hydrogenase formation chaperone, producing the protein MCLATVAKVLEVNREKGTAWVDFGGVKREARIDLMPDVKPGEYVLIHTGFIIEKVDEQTAKEILSAWEEVFKAEENALGGYYYPGD; encoded by the coding sequence ATGTGCTTGGCAACCGTCGCTAAGGTTTTGGAAGTTAACAGGGAGAAGGGAACCGCGTGGGTTGACTTCGGGGGCGTTAAGAGAGAGGCGAGGATTGATTTGATGCCCGATGTCAAGCCCGGTGAATACGTGCTTATTCACACGGGTTTCATAATAGAGAAGGTTGACGAGCAAACGGCCAAGGAGATACTGAGCGCCTGGGAGGAGGTCTTCAAAGCCGAGGAAAACGCACTTGGAGGTTACTACTACCCGGGTGATTGA